Proteins co-encoded in one Malus sylvestris chromosome 7, drMalSylv7.2, whole genome shotgun sequence genomic window:
- the LOC126630704 gene encoding oleosin 1-like: MADTQGHQHYQQSLRFQGGQQGMQQQHQKSYQVAKAATAVTAGGSLLVLSGLVLAGTVIALTIATPLLVIFSPVLVPAVITLSLITMGFLTSGGFGVAAVTVLSWIYRYVTGRHPPDADQLDSARYKLAGKAREMRDRAEQYGQQQAS; the protein is encoded by the coding sequence ATGGCTGATACACAAGGCCACCAGCACTACCAGCAGTCCCTTCGTTTCCAAGGCGGCCAACAAGGCATGCAGCAGCAGCATCAGAAGTCCTACCAAGTCGCCAAGGCGGCCACAGCTGTGACCGCGGGTGGGTCCCTTTTGGTGCTCTCTGGGCTGGTCCTTGCCGGCACGGTCATAGCTTTGACCATAGCGACCCCCCTGCTTGTCATATTCAGTCCGGTTCTTGTCCCGGCCGTGATCACCCTGTCCCTCATAACAATGGGGTTCTTGACCTCCGGCGGGTTTGGTGTGGCGGCGGTGACGGTGTTGTCGTGGATCTACCGGTACGTGACCGGGAGGCACCCACCTGACGCGGACCAGCTAGACTCGGCTCGTTACAAGCTGGCTGGGAAGGCGAGGGAGATGAGGGACAGGGCTGAGCAGTACGGTCAACAGCAGGCTTCTTAA
- the LOC126630700 gene encoding ethylene-responsive transcription factor 2-like → MEEQPQHYTSCCSLTVNNISSPCMMPCLTQQWGDLPFQVDNSEDMIVYNSVHDALSLGWSPDHTLPFQVDDWDDMIDYKSLHDALSPGWSPDHSWECVKPEQTYDLDHLFGQSHDQLPPDVSTQSQPHDFNVPINGNEPSPTLVLPPDTDIPPLDHDDRDQNQVQVGDAVAEQDGVNVNIPKLQKSGVARGKHFRGVRQRPWGKFAAEIRDPAKNGARVWLGTYETSEEAALAYDRAAFRIRGSKALLNFPHRIGLNEPPPVRVTGKRKEPEQEAAASSSTSSSSSATPTAATKRTKLDKSVSSSADHDHQANVRHKRQKNNTSYLLPLGEQLLVS, encoded by the coding sequence ATGGAAGAACAACCTCAGCACTACACAAGCTGCTGCTCCTTGACGGTGAACAATATTAGCAGTCCATGTATGATGCCGTGCTTAACGCAACAATGGGGAGATTTACCCTTCCAAGTCGACAATTCCGAGGACATGATCGTCTACAACTCCGTTCATGATGCTCTTAGCCTCGGATGGTCTCCCGACCACACTTTACCCTTCCAAGTCGACGATTGGGATGACATGATCGACTACAAGTCCCTTCACGACGCTCTTAGCCCCGGATGGTCTCCCGACCACTCCTGGGAATGTGTCAAACCCGAACAGACGTATGATCTTGATCATCTTTTTGGTCAAAGTCATGATCAGCTGCCACCTGATGTTTCCACTCAATCTCAACCCCACGATTTTAATGTTCCCATTAATGGAAACGAACCCTCACCAACCCTAGTCCTCCCACCTGATACTGATATTCCTCCGTTGGATCATGACGATCGTGATCAAAATCAAGTACAAGTAGGAGATGCAGTAGCTGAACAAGATGGAGTGAATGTGAATATCCCGAAATTACAAAAGTCGGGGGTGGCGAGAGGGAAGCATTTTCGAGGCGTGAGGCAGAGGCCGTGGGGAAAATTCGCGGCGGAGATACGAGACCCGGCCAAGAATGGGGCCAGAGTGTGGCTTGGTACCTACGAGACTTCGGAGGAAGCTGCTTTGGCTTACGACCGTGCCGCCTTTCGCATTCGTGGCTCCAAGGCTTTGCTCAATTTCCCTCACCGGATTGGGTTGAATGAGCCTCCGCCTGTTCGAGTCACCGGCAAACGAAAAGAGCCAGAGCAAGAGGCCGCCGCCAGCAGtagtacttcttcttcttcttcagcaaCGCCAACGGCGGCCACCAAGAGGACCAAATTAGACAAGTCAGTCTCCTCGTCGGCTGATCATGATCATCAAGCAAATGTGCGTCATAAAAGGCAAAAGAACAATACCTCGTATCTGCTGCCACTTGGCGAGCAACTATTGGTTAGCTGA